One window from the genome of Roseisolibacter agri encodes:
- a CDS encoding PEP-CTERM sorting domain-containing protein: protein MTASLLRRLATAAVVLSASASLASAQTLLGDVTGNGSGRAIADLSTTTSTITLANAGFVLGAGNNVTVRINGLSHTFMNDLAAFLVYTPTGGGPSIEAVLFDNVGGNGDPHGSFSFNSGFGTSIGSINLAGGDFAPLGSLAVFNGVSVAGDWTLRVEDQVGADAGSYQSWDIGLATTTTTPEPGTWALMGSGLLGLAGVAHRRRKA, encoded by the coding sequence ATGACCGCCTCGCTCCTCCGCCGACTCGCGACCGCCGCCGTCGTGCTCTCCGCCTCGGCCTCGCTCGCCTCCGCTCAGACCCTCCTCGGCGACGTCACGGGCAACGGGAGCGGCCGCGCGATCGCCGACCTGTCCACCACCACGTCGACGATCACCCTCGCGAACGCCGGCTTCGTCCTCGGCGCCGGCAACAACGTGACGGTCCGCATCAACGGCCTCTCGCACACCTTCATGAACGACCTGGCGGCCTTCCTCGTCTACACGCCGACGGGCGGCGGCCCGTCGATCGAGGCGGTGCTGTTCGACAACGTCGGTGGAAACGGCGATCCGCACGGCAGCTTCAGCTTCAACAGCGGGTTCGGCACGTCGATCGGCTCGATCAACCTCGCCGGCGGCGATTTTGCGCCGCTGGGATCGCTCGCGGTGTTCAACGGCGTGTCCGTCGCCGGTGACTGGACGCTGCGCGTCGAGGATCAGGTGGGCGCCGACGCGGGCAGCTATCAGAGCTGGGACATCGGTCTCGCGACGACGACCACCACGCCCGAGCCGGGCACGTGGGCGCTGATGGGCTCCGGCCTCCTCGGCCTCGCGGGCGTCGCGCACCGCCGTCGCAAGGCCTGA
- a CDS encoding DVUA0089 family protein: protein MSFRTLVAALAATLLAAPAAQAQTNYGAIFSFSGGSVVQPGYVTFDVLTSGAFRFWTISEPGRDPQIFLFQGTRASLGALVTDNDDGCITNPAALCPGSTNIRDALITPTLVGGQTYTLAIGRYTFTESEARSGQMDGGDFSGQIVITSGNGTATNFAVANGIPTTTTTPEPATWALMGAGLLGTAVVSRRRRTTA from the coding sequence ATGTCCTTCCGCACCCTCGTCGCCGCGCTCGCGGCCACCCTGCTCGCCGCCCCCGCCGCGCAGGCGCAGACCAACTACGGCGCCATCTTCTCGTTCAGCGGCGGCAGCGTCGTCCAGCCGGGCTACGTCACCTTCGACGTCCTCACGAGCGGCGCCTTCCGCTTCTGGACGATCTCCGAGCCGGGCCGCGATCCGCAGATCTTCCTCTTTCAGGGCACCCGCGCCTCGCTCGGCGCGCTCGTCACCGACAACGACGACGGCTGCATCACCAACCCGGCGGCGCTCTGCCCGGGCTCGACCAACATCCGCGACGCGCTCATCACCCCGACGCTCGTCGGCGGGCAGACGTACACGCTCGCGATCGGCCGCTACACCTTCACCGAGAGCGAGGCGCGCAGCGGCCAGATGGACGGCGGCGACTTCTCGGGCCAGATCGTCATCACCAGCGGCAACGGCACCGCCACGAACTTCGCGGTCGCCAACGGCATCCCGACCACGACCACGACGCCGGAGCCCGCGACCTGGGCGCTCATGGGCGCCGGCCTGCTCGGGACCGCGGTCGTGTCGCGCCGCCGCCGCACGACGGCCTGA